The genomic stretch GATGCCGTCCATGTCTTTGATGATGACTTCCGGCCGCGACACGCCCAGTTCAAAGCCTTCCCGGCGCATGTTTTCAATGAGCACCGAAAGGTGCAGCTCGCCACGGCCGGAGACGCGGAATTTGTCCGGATCGTCGGTCTCTTCCACGCGCAGGGCCACGTTGTGTTTCAGTTCCCGCTGCAGGCGTTCGCGAATCTGGCGGCTGGTGACGAATTTGCCGTCTTTGCCGGCGAAAGGGGAGTTGTTCACCTGGAAGGTCATGCTCACTGTGGGTTCGTCCACGCTGAGCGGCGGCAGGGCCTCGATGTGTTGCGGGTCGCACAGGGTGTCGGAGATGTTCAGCTCTTCCATGCCGGTGAAGGCGATGATGTCGCCGGCCTGGGCCTCCGGCACTTCCACCCGCTCCAGGCCGTGGAAGCCGAGAATTTGCAGCACCCGGCCGGGGCGTTTGCGGCCGTCCCGGTCCAGCACCGTGACGGCAGTGTTGATGCCCACCTTGCCGCGGGTGATGCGGCCGATGCCGATCAGGCCGACGTAGCTGTTGTAATCGAGTTGACTCACTTGCATCTGGAAGGGGCCGTCGGGGTCGACCGCGGGGGGGGGCACTTTGTCCACGATGGTCTGGAACAGCGGGCCCATGTCGCCGCCGCTTACCCCGGCGTCGAGGCCGGCGTAGCCTTGCAGGGCCGAGGCGTAGACCACGGGGAAATCCAGTTGCTCGTCGTCGGCGCCCAGGCGGTCGAACAGATCGAAGGTTTGGTCCACCACCCAGTCGGGGCGGGCGCCGGGGCGGTCCACCTTGTTTACCACCACGATGGGTTTGAGGCCGCGGGCCAGCGCTTTTTGGGTGACGAAGCGGGTCTGGGGCATGGGGCCCTCCACCGCGTCCACCAGCAGCAGCACGGAATCCGCCATGGACAGCACCCGCTCTACTTCGCCACCGAAATCGGCATGACCCGGGGTGTCCACGATATTGATGCGGTAGTCGCCCCATTTGATGGCGGTGTTTTTGGCGAGGATGGTGATGCCGCGCTCCTTCTCCAACTCATTGGAATCCATCACCCGGTCTGCCGCTTCGCCGCGGGTTTGGAGCGTCCCGGACTGCTGCAGGAGTTTGTCCACCAGGGTGGTCTTGCCGTGGTCGACGTGGGCAATTATGGCGATGTTGCGTAACTGGGCGATCATACCGGCCTCAAATGCTAATGGGGGCAAACAAAACTCCTTATTATACCGGGCCTCTACGGCAGAAGTCTTGAATTTTCAAACGGGGACGGAAAGTTTTCCATACCTGTTGACGGGTTTTGGCGGCGGGGGGATGATGTCAGCCGCCACGTCAGTTTCGGCGCGAACCGAGCCGTGTTGCCTCAACGCGGTGTTCAATCACTCCAATCACACCGACAAGGAGGTTCGCCATGATCGAACAAGTCACCACCGCCCGGGCTCAACTCAAAGCGCACTGCGACGAGCTGCTCCGGCGCGCCAATGTGGTCGCCACCGGCGTGGGATACAAAGTCACCGCCGGCGCGCGCACCGACATCCCCAGTATTGTCTGCTCTGTGGAAAAGAAGCTGCCCTCATCCCGGGTTGCGCCCGGCGACCTGGTGCCCGCTGAGGTGGGGGGCGTGCCCACCGACGTGATCGAGACGGGCCGCATCCGCATTTTCCAGGCGCCCACCGGGCGCTTCCGTCCCGCCCCCGGCGGTGTCAGCGTGGGCCACAAAGACATCACCGCCGGCACCCTGGGCTGCTGGGTGAAGCGGAAGGGGCAGTGGATGATGCTGTCCAACAATCACGTGCTGGCCAACAGCAACGAGGCTCACCGAGGCGATGCCATTCTTCAGCCCGGTCCCCACGATGGCGGCAAAAACCCCGCTGACCAAATCG from Gammaproteobacteria bacterium encodes the following:
- the typA gene encoding translational GTPase TypA, with amino-acid sequence MIAQLRNIAIIAHVDHGKTTLVDKLLQQSGTLQTRGEAADRVMDSNELEKERGITILAKNTAIKWGDYRINIVDTPGHADFGGEVERVLSMADSVLLLVDAVEGPMPQTRFVTQKALARGLKPIVVVNKVDRPGARPDWVVDQTFDLFDRLGADDEQLDFPVVYASALQGYAGLDAGVSGGDMGPLFQTIVDKVPPPAVDPDGPFQMQVSQLDYNSYVGLIGIGRITRGKVGINTAVTVLDRDGRKRPGRVLQILGFHGLERVEVPEAQAGDIIAFTGMEELNISDTLCDPQHIEALPPLSVDEPTVSMTFQVNNSPFAGKDGKFVTSRQIRERLQRELKHNVALRVEETDDPDKFRVSGRGELHLSVLIENMRREGFELGVSRPEVIIKDMDGIKQEPYEQLTIDVEEAHQGGVMEKLGARGGDLRDMVPDGKGRVRLDYIIPARGLIGFRTEFLTATQGSGLLYNVFDHYGPFKPGSYGQRSNGVLIANGPGKALAYALFNLQERGRLLIGHGEEVYEGMIIGIHSRNNDLVVNPLKAKQLTNIRAAGSDENILLTPPIRFSLEQALEFIDDDELVEVTPAHIRVRKKLLQEHERKRASRSAAVG